A window from Thermincola ferriacetica encodes these proteins:
- a CDS encoding site-specific DNA-methyltransferase, whose protein sequence is MSTKYQQLISLLESMFQFDNQDLDFGIYRIMNQKREEITKFLHEDLLPQVKQAFEKYHSIDTANIKKEMEQLRKTLEDAGVPPESSAKYRELQEKLAGSVDLTALENEVYSDLVNFFSRYYDKGDFLSKRRYKKDVYAIPYEGEEVKLYWANHDQYYIKTSEYFRDYSFKLPSGKKVHFILTEASTEQNNNKEQEGKERRFVLCNENPLAEVDGELHIRFEYRVHPDKQAALNQEAVERILKTEGFAEWVKELGAPAPTEKNRDRTLLEKHLNDYTAKNTFDYFIHKDLGGFLRRELDFYIKNEIMHLDDLDTENEVKIEQYLSKIRVIKSIGHKIIRFLEQLENFQKKLWLKKKFVIETNYCVTLDRVPEELYPEIVQNREQIEEWKRLFAIEEIEGNEIKPGYTDPLTVEFLKANPYLVLDTKFFEQDFIDQLLMSFDDIDGQLDGLLVHSENFQALNLLQERYRERVKCIYIDPPYNAKSSEIMYKNGFKHSSWNTMIFNGLIKAKELMPENGIIEFAIDDYELKHSLLLLETVFGEDNFIANIVIVHNPRGRNDDKFFGTSHEYMTVFAKNIDCAEIGLFKLSESDISAYNKTDGLSNYSTVPYIRTGNNSYRFERPNLFYPIYYNPESDELSLERKDGWVELLPINSKGEEKTWRWGKETFLEKCKTELVVKKDGEDYKIFKKRRLEGAGKKPKTIWADSKYDASSHGIMLLRNMFGLGNHFSYPKSFYTVYDALFLISDEESIILDYFAGSGTTAHAVINLNREDGGNRKYILVEMGEYFNTVLKPRIQKVIYSKDWKNGKPVSREGSSHMFKYIRLESYEDTLNNLDLQRTEEQQVTFDMMPQEVREDYILSYMLDIEAEESASLLNLDAFENPFAYKLKVTEGSETVVRTVDLVETFNYLLGLTVRQTEMVQGFKVVKGELPSGEKALIIWRNLKEKTNEDLERFLSKSQYNPRDNEFDYIYVNGDNHLENMRRDEDNWKVRLIEEEFKRLMFDVQDV, encoded by the coding sequence ATGAGCACGAAATACCAACAGTTAATCAGTTTATTGGAAAGTATGTTTCAGTTTGACAATCAGGACCTGGATTTTGGCATTTACCGCATAATGAATCAGAAGCGGGAAGAAATAACAAAATTTCTCCATGAAGATTTATTGCCTCAGGTCAAACAGGCTTTTGAGAAGTACCACAGTATTGATACGGCCAATATCAAAAAGGAAATGGAGCAGCTCAGGAAAACCCTGGAGGATGCCGGTGTGCCCCCGGAAAGCTCTGCCAAGTACCGGGAACTGCAGGAGAAACTGGCCGGGAGCGTGGATTTGACGGCCCTGGAAAATGAAGTTTATTCAGACCTGGTGAATTTCTTCAGCCGGTATTATGACAAAGGTGATTTTCTGTCCAAACGGCGATACAAGAAAGACGTTTATGCTATTCCCTACGAAGGTGAGGAAGTCAAGCTCTACTGGGCCAACCACGACCAGTATTACATAAAGACGTCGGAGTATTTCCGTGACTATTCCTTCAAACTGCCCTCAGGGAAAAAGGTGCATTTTATCCTGACAGAGGCATCCACCGAGCAGAATAACAACAAGGAGCAGGAAGGCAAAGAACGCCGCTTTGTCCTTTGTAACGAGAATCCCTTGGCTGAGGTGGACGGGGAGCTGCACATCAGGTTTGAGTACCGGGTGCACCCGGACAAGCAGGCTGCTCTCAACCAGGAAGCTGTGGAGCGGATTCTGAAGACCGAAGGATTTGCCGAATGGGTGAAAGAACTGGGAGCGCCTGCGCCTACCGAAAAGAACCGCGACCGGACCCTGCTGGAAAAGCACCTGAATGACTACACGGCCAAAAACACCTTTGACTATTTCATCCACAAGGACCTGGGAGGTTTCCTGCGCCGGGAGCTGGATTTCTACATCAAGAATGAAATCATGCACCTGGACGACCTGGATACGGAAAACGAGGTCAAGATTGAGCAGTATCTGTCCAAAATCAGGGTAATCAAAAGTATTGGCCACAAAATCATCAGGTTCCTGGAACAACTGGAGAACTTCCAGAAAAAGCTGTGGCTGAAGAAGAAATTCGTCATCGAGACCAACTACTGCGTGACCCTGGACCGGGTACCGGAAGAGCTCTACCCCGAAATTGTGCAAAATCGGGAACAGATAGAAGAATGGAAACGGCTTTTTGCCATTGAGGAAATCGAGGGAAATGAGATTAAACCGGGGTATACTGATCCTCTGACTGTGGAATTCCTGAAGGCCAATCCGTACCTTGTGCTGGATACGAAGTTTTTCGAGCAGGACTTTATCGACCAGCTGCTGATGAGTTTTGACGATATTGACGGGCAGTTGGATGGGCTACTGGTACACAGTGAGAATTTTCAGGCGCTGAATTTACTGCAGGAGAGGTATAGGGAGCGGGTGAAGTGTATTTATATTGACCCGCCGTATAATGCAAAGTCAAGTGAGATTATGTATAAAAATGGTTTCAAACATTCATCTTGGAATACGATGATTTTTAATGGGTTAATAAAAGCAAAGGAATTAATGCCGGAAAATGGAATTATTGAATTTGCCATTGATGATTATGAACTAAAACATTCTTTGTTATTATTAGAAACTGTTTTCGGAGAAGATAATTTTATTGCTAACATAGTAATAGTACATAATCCAAGAGGAAGAAACGACGACAAGTTCTTTGGTACTTCCCATGAATATATGACTGTGTTTGCTAAAAATATAGATTGTGCTGAGATAGGTTTATTTAAGCTAAGTGAAAGCGATATTTCTGCTTATAATAAGACAGATGGACTATCGAATTATAGCACTGTACCTTACATTAGAACAGGAAATAATTCATATCGATTTGAAAGGCCAAATTTATTCTATCCAATATACTATAATCCAGAATCTGACGAACTATCTTTGGAGAGAAAAGATGGCTGGGTAGAATTACTTCCGATAAATTCTAAGGGAGAAGAAAAAACTTGGCGCTGGGGAAAGGAAACATTTCTAGAAAAATGTAAAACTGAGTTGGTTGTAAAAAAAGATGGAGAAGATTACAAGATATTCAAGAAACGAAGACTAGAAGGAGCAGGAAAAAAGCCCAAGACGATTTGGGCTGATTCGAAATACGATGCTTCAAGTCATGGGATAATGCTTTTAAGAAACATGTTTGGATTAGGGAATCATTTTAGTTATCCAAAATCATTCTACACAGTATATGATGCCCTGTTTCTTATTTCAGATGAAGAATCAATAATCCTCGACTATTTCGCAGGTTCTGGCACTACCGCGCATGCTGTAATCAACCTCAACCGCGAAGACGGGGGCAACCGCAAATACATCCTTGTTGAAATGGGCGAGTACTTCAATACCGTCCTCAAACCCCGCATCCAAAAAGTAATTTACTCCAAGGACTGGAAAAACGGTAAACCCGTATCCCGTGAAGGTTCCAGCCATATGTTCAAATACATCCGCCTGGAGTCCTACGAGGATACACTGAACAACCTAGACCTACAGCGCACCGAAGAGCAGCAGGTGACTTTTGATATGATGCCGCAGGAGGTCAGGGAGGACTATATCCTGTCCTATATGCTGGACATTGAAGCTGAGGAGAGTGCTTCCCTGCTCAACCTGGACGCTTTTGAGAATCCATTTGCCTACAAGCTGAAAGTTACTGAAGGTTCGGAAACGGTGGTCCGCACAGTGGACCTGGTAGAGACTTTTAACTACCTGCTTGGTCTTACGGTGCGGCAGACGGAGATGGTCCAGGGATTCAAGGTGGTCAAAGGAGAACTGCCTTCCGGAGAAAAGGCCCTGATTATCTGGCGCAATCTTAAGGAAAAGACCAATGAAGACCTGGAGAGGTTTT